One part of the Anaeromyxobacter sp. Fw109-5 genome encodes these proteins:
- a CDS encoding GIN domain-containing protein, translating to MLLRHASLALALLPALLVACDPYVKGNGILREETRSVGAFEGLRVEDGIHAEVTAGAESQRVVVSGDENLLQHVQTSVRADPVHGQVLEVRSSLSSFESTHPLRVVVSVPVFRFIAATDGCHAVVAGVATDVMAVEADDGADLVLSGAGGDQLTLRLAGGKGGGAFLDARGYPAGVATVELAGGARAELRVEDRVGGIVSGPSSLENVGGGACELTVTPDATVTCP from the coding sequence GTGCTCCTCCGGCACGCCTCTCTCGCGCTCGCCCTCCTGCCCGCGCTGCTGGTCGCCTGCGACCCGTACGTGAAGGGGAACGGCATCCTGCGCGAGGAGACGCGCTCGGTCGGCGCGTTCGAGGGCCTCCGCGTCGAGGACGGGATCCACGCCGAGGTCACGGCCGGCGCCGAGAGCCAGCGGGTGGTGGTGAGCGGCGACGAGAACCTCCTGCAGCACGTCCAGACGTCGGTGCGGGCCGACCCCGTCCACGGCCAGGTGCTGGAGGTCCGCTCCTCGCTGTCGTCCTTCGAGTCCACCCACCCGCTGCGGGTGGTGGTCTCCGTGCCGGTCTTTCGCTTCATCGCAGCGACCGACGGCTGCCACGCGGTCGTGGCCGGCGTCGCGACGGACGTCATGGCGGTGGAGGCCGACGACGGCGCAGACCTGGTCCTCTCCGGGGCCGGCGGGGATCAGCTGACGCTTCGGCTCGCCGGCGGGAAAGGCGGCGGAGCGTTCCTCGACGCGCGCGGGTACCCCGCCGGCGTCGCGACGGTCGAGCTCGCCGGCGGCGCGCGCGCCGAGCTGCGCGTGGAGGATCGGGTGGGCGGGATCGTGAGCGGCCCGAGCTCGCTCGAGAACGTCGGCGGCGGCGCCTGCGAGCTGACCGTCACGCCGGACGCCACGGTGACCTGCCCCTAG
- a CDS encoding ribonuclease H-like domain-containing protein, whose translation MIRSTFRLTPGVGPWLEAKLWVAGVRSWEDFPPPPAVALSARTDARLREAISAARAALARGDADALAAMLPRNERWRLYAAFARDAAFLDIETDGEAVTAIGVLDRRGPRVFLAGRDLHDFPAATSDWKLLVTFNGLSFDVPILRAAFPGWRPPLAHVDLRHLWGRLGHRGGLKLLEKETGVGRSPGVDGVDGRDAIRLWRLHLRGDATALRTLVEYNLHDAVNLRTLMDMGYNRMIDRLRLPASPVPVSERGDHRYDMTKLLLAL comes from the coding sequence TTGATCCGCAGCACCTTCCGGCTCACGCCCGGCGTGGGCCCCTGGCTCGAGGCGAAGCTCTGGGTCGCAGGCGTCCGCAGCTGGGAGGACTTCCCGCCGCCGCCCGCGGTGGCGCTCTCGGCCCGCACCGACGCGCGCCTGCGCGAGGCCATCTCCGCCGCGCGCGCCGCCCTCGCGCGGGGCGACGCCGACGCGCTCGCGGCGATGCTCCCGCGCAACGAGCGCTGGCGGCTCTACGCCGCCTTCGCGCGCGACGCCGCCTTCCTCGACATCGAGACCGACGGCGAGGCCGTCACCGCCATCGGCGTCCTGGATCGCCGCGGCCCGCGCGTCTTCCTCGCCGGCCGCGACCTCCACGACTTCCCCGCCGCGACGAGCGACTGGAAGCTGCTCGTCACCTTCAACGGCCTCTCCTTCGACGTGCCGATCCTGCGCGCCGCCTTTCCGGGGTGGCGGCCGCCCCTCGCGCACGTGGACCTGCGCCACCTGTGGGGGCGCCTCGGCCACCGCGGCGGCCTGAAGCTCCTCGAGAAGGAGACGGGCGTCGGACGCTCCCCGGGCGTCGACGGGGTGGACGGGCGTGACGCCATCCGGCTCTGGCGGCTGCACCTGCGCGGCGACGCCACCGCGCTGCGCACGCTCGTCGAGTACAACCTGCACGACGCGGTGAACCTCCGGACCCTCATGGACATGGGCTACAACCGGATGATCGACCGGCTGCGGCTCCCCGCCTCGCCCGTGCCGGTGTCGGAGCGCGGCGACCACCGCTACGACATGACGAAGCTCCTGCTGGCGCTGTGA
- a CDS encoding ATP-binding protein yields MGTTGDGSGRTLVPAPGDIARNAFGGITAAMFEAVFDASPAGLAVLVGPDLIVDHANAACRALTRADVDPVGQPFEDVWPTGDPAVLPALRNVLATGAGLCVDDYAVPAAGGVRRFCVQVRRIPWRRGLAVLVAVWETSEAWAARRAAEEAAAAALTRAGELDATVDAIADGLVIYGRDGEILRMNRAAMRQLGYDAGEASPSFAERFAALRVYAPDGRLMRLEDTPVVRALQGETVRSLHARVEYQGRSLWVLASSAPVRGADGSIAGAVLTFSDETALHAMEQARDDLVRMISHDLRTPLNAIYNQAHLLRRYPNDAARVEARAAAVLKSCERMSAMIQDLVEATLLEDGQLQISPEPVDLAAAVPELLERFHGAIDVDRVRLVVHPDLPRALADPQRLERIVVNLLTNALKYSPPQGEVVLELAPAPEGVAIVVTDRGVGIAPEDVPHVFDRFFRARGARQPEGLGLGLYITRHLVQAHGGRIEVSSRLGQGSTFRVVLPSADGNGVAALH; encoded by the coding sequence ATGGGTACGACGGGCGACGGCTCGGGGCGAACGCTCGTCCCCGCGCCGGGTGACATCGCGCGGAACGCTTTCGGCGGGATCACCGCCGCGATGTTCGAGGCCGTGTTCGACGCCTCGCCCGCCGGCCTCGCCGTGCTCGTCGGCCCGGACCTGATCGTCGACCACGCGAACGCGGCGTGCCGCGCCCTCACGCGCGCGGACGTCGACCCCGTCGGGCAGCCCTTCGAGGACGTGTGGCCGACGGGCGATCCCGCCGTCCTCCCCGCCCTCCGCAACGTGCTCGCCACCGGCGCCGGCCTGTGCGTCGACGACTACGCCGTCCCCGCCGCCGGAGGGGTGCGCCGCTTCTGCGTGCAGGTGCGGCGCATCCCGTGGCGGCGCGGCCTCGCCGTCCTGGTCGCGGTGTGGGAGACCTCCGAGGCGTGGGCGGCGCGGCGTGCGGCCGAGGAGGCCGCGGCCGCCGCGCTCACGCGCGCCGGCGAGCTCGACGCCACGGTGGACGCGATCGCCGACGGGCTCGTCATCTACGGCCGCGACGGCGAGATCCTCCGCATGAACCGCGCCGCGATGCGCCAGCTCGGCTACGACGCCGGCGAGGCGAGCCCGAGCTTCGCCGAGCGCTTCGCCGCGCTGCGCGTGTACGCGCCCGACGGGCGGCTCATGCGCCTCGAGGACACGCCGGTGGTGCGCGCGCTGCAGGGCGAGACGGTCCGCAGCCTCCACGCCCGGGTCGAGTACCAGGGGAGGTCGCTCTGGGTGCTCGCGAGCAGCGCCCCGGTGCGCGGGGCGGACGGCTCGATCGCCGGCGCGGTGCTCACCTTCTCCGACGAGACCGCGCTGCACGCCATGGAGCAGGCCCGCGACGATCTCGTGCGCATGATCTCGCACGACCTGCGGACCCCGCTGAACGCCATCTACAACCAGGCCCACCTGCTCCGCCGGTACCCGAACGACGCCGCGCGGGTGGAGGCGCGCGCGGCCGCGGTCCTGAAGAGCTGCGAGCGGATGAGCGCGATGATCCAGGACCTCGTGGAGGCGACCCTGCTCGAGGACGGGCAGCTCCAGATCTCCCCCGAGCCGGTGGACCTCGCCGCCGCCGTCCCCGAGCTGCTCGAGCGCTTCCACGGGGCGATCGACGTGGACCGCGTGCGGCTCGTCGTGCATCCCGACCTCCCGCGGGCGCTGGCGGACCCGCAGCGGCTCGAGCGCATCGTGGTGAACCTCCTCACGAACGCGCTCAAGTACTCGCCTCCGCAGGGAGAGGTCGTCCTCGAGCTCGCGCCGGCCCCGGAGGGCGTGGCCATCGTGGTGACGGACCGCGGGGTGGGGATCGCGCCCGAGGACGTGCCGCACGTGTTCGATCGCTTCTTCCGCGCCCGGGGGGCGCGCCAGCCGGAGGGGCTCGGCCTGGGCCTCTACATCACGCGCCACCTCGTGCAGGCCCACGGCGGCCGCATCGAGGTCTCGAGCCGGCTCGGCCAGGGGAGCACCTTCCGCGTGGTGCTCCCCTCCGCGGATGGGAACGGCGTGGCCGCTTTGCATTGA